Below is a window of Helianthus annuus cultivar XRQ/B unplaced genomic scaffold, HanXRQr2.0-SUNRISE HanXRQChr00c243, whole genome shotgun sequence DNA.
ttatattttataaataaacgGATATGTATAATTGAATTTAAACATTTAATCCAATTCAATGAGAAATATACAGATTTTTCAATTTACGAATATCTTGAATAAATGAAAGAAATAAGAAAATCTTCTAAATAAATTGAATTTGAACATTTTATCtaattcaacaaaaaaaaaagaattttcaaTTTACAAATATCTAGAATAATGAAAGAAATAAGAAAATCTTCTAAGTACTTTAATGAGTCTTTAACTAAAGCTTTAAGAAACTACTATTACCATGATTATTGAAGAAGTAACAGAAATTCTATATAGGCTAAAGAACTGCAATTGAAAAGAATTTTTCAATAAAACCTAGAATAATTTATACTCAGTTCTAGAAACATGAGGTTATTCACAATTGAAGGGCATACCAAATATGAAGTGATGGAAGTTATAAGTCTGATAATTTTGAAATTTAACGATCATCTCGTGTTGCATAAATAGAGTACCTCAAGTGTCTCCAAGCTATTGGTTTATACACTACTTGAATGTTTCCAAAGCCTTTTGTTTTCTCTGCTGTAAAACGCATATAAGTAAATCTCGCTGATCAAGCAGAAGTAGTGTGTCCATGTAGGGGTacacaaaaaatgaaaagtttacTGCATCAAAACCTAGATTATGATTATTGATGCGTTTTGAACATGGCTCATAAACAACAAGTTGTCTATGATGATCATTATCTATAATTTCCATTATAGGTTCACCAGTCTTCTTAAATCCCAGTACTGCTGCATGTGGTGTGTTAACATTAAAAGTGAATAACTTTGTAAACGAATTTGGAACCCCGTCCTCCATCATCCATACACGGAAACTTGAATTGTTGGCCTCTACACCGTGCTCAAGCACAACAAGTGATTCCATAAGCTTAGAAATCGACAGCTTATAACTATAACGAGGCTGGTGTGCTAAACTCTGTGGGAGGTTTACTTCTCTAAATTCCTCACTTGTCATATCAAATGAAACAATCAGATTATAAGATCCAAATCTACCATCAGTCTTAACCATCGTATCAGTAGCAAGCCAATTAAGAAACCCATTTACAACTACCTGTGAACCTAAACCAGATAATCGAATTGACTTATGAGAGGGATGTTATGTGACCTTCTCCAAGCCCCCGTGCTTAATGTAAAAACGACAACCTGCCAAGAAATGGCACTTAAGCTTTCTGTGTGTCTACGGCTTTTAAAATGTGTAATCTTGACAATCTTAGGAACACTAGTTTCACGACAAACCCCAAAACCCATAACGGATACGTATATCCCAGCCCCCACATCAGGTTCATAATGATCAACAACAGCAACAGCTTTTCTAATTGAAATATTCCAAAGAACAAACATGTCTGTTCGAGAGAAGAACCAACCATACAAGCACAATAAGCCATGAGAGCTGCCGATTATTGAAAAATATTTAAGCATTTTAACCAATAGAGGAAGAGTG
It encodes the following:
- the LOC110892576 gene encoding uncharacterized protein LOC110892576 yields the protein MKRVPVKSLIQFRSVCKAWKSLIDSSDFIAGYSGQVQHLLLSYENADKFPNKYFSVVDDDNFPQQRDPLTLPLLVKMLKYFSIIGSSHGLLCLYGWFFSRTDMFVLWNISIRKAVAVVDHYEPDVGAGIYVSVMGFGVCRETSVPKIVKITHFKSRRHTESLSAISWQVVVNGFLNWLATDTMVKTDGRFGSYNLIVSFDMTSEEFREVNLPQSLAHQPRYSYKLSISKLMESLVVLEHGVEANNSSFRVWMMEDGVPNSFTKLFTFNVNTPHAAVLGFKKTGEPIMEIIDNDHHRQLVVYEPCSKRINNHNLGFDAVNFSFFVYPYMDTLLLLDQRDLLICVLQQRKQKALETFK